A DNA window from Bifidobacteriaceae bacterium contains the following coding sequences:
- a CDS encoding DUF4333 domain-containing protein → MTALITALVVGGAATAFYFMVLNRAPTLDKAAVEKRVEEILRNDFGISVDSGSVLCPHRMSAEAGAKYVCDYATTAGQSADAQITVVNEGQYLVGAVGEGEQGALVDPLAEGSTGEAETFWQDLGGLTDQ, encoded by the coding sequence GTGACAGCGCTGATCACAGCTCTGGTGGTGGGAGGGGCCGCGACCGCCTTCTACTTCATGGTGCTGAATCGCGCTCCCACCCTGGACAAGGCTGCCGTTGAGAAGCGCGTGGAGGAGATTCTGAGGAATGATTTCGGCATCTCGGTCGACTCGGGATCTGTGCTCTGCCCGCACCGCATGTCGGCCGAGGCCGGCGCGAAATACGTTTGCGACTACGCCACCACGGCCGGCCAGTCGGCGGACGCGCAGATCACGGTGGTCAACGAAGGCCAGTATCTGGTCGGAGCCGTGGGAGAGGGAGAACAGGGCGCGCTGGTAGATCCCCTGGCCGAAGGCTCGACCGGCGAGGCCGAAACCTTCTGGCAGGATTTAGGCGGCCTAACGGACCAGTGA